Part of the Brassica oleracea var. oleracea cultivar TO1000 chromosome C8, BOL, whole genome shotgun sequence genome is shown below.
ACCGTCACACGAAAGGTGCGTTATTAGGTTCTTCCCAAAGCATGGACATTTGCTTCTCTCTGCACGTATGGATTGCAAGGTTAAGATTTGGGATGTGTATAACTCTGGCAAGTGTATGAGGATTTACATGGGTCACGGCAAAGCTGTGGGGGATATTTGTTTCTCTAATGATGGGACTAAGTTCTTAACCGGTGGGTATGATAAGAACATTAAGTATTGGGATACGGAGACTGGTCATCGACTTTCTCGACAGGAAGGATCCTTATGTGGTTAAGTTGAATCCGGATGATGATAAGCAGAACGTTTTTTTTGGCTGGTATGAGTGATAATAAGATTGTGGAGTGGGATATTAATACAGGGGAGGTTACGCAAGAGTATGATCAGCATTTGGGTGCGGTTAATACAATTACGTTTGTGAATAATGATAACAGAAGGTTTGTTACATCAGTAATAGTTTTGATAACCAGATTCTGATCTACGGGGCATATTGTTGCTGGTTATGCATGCTAAGTTAACTTCTCGCCAGATGGACGGTTTTGAATGTCAGGAGATGGTGAGGGTTAAGTGCTGGCTTTGGGACTGGAAGCTGTAAAGAAGTCTTCAGGACTCTTAAATGTCACAATGGAGTGTGCACTGGAGCTGAATGGCATCCTCTGGAACAGAGTAAAGTCGCTACTTGTGGTTGGGACGGCTTGATTAAGTACTGGTAAGTAACCTTCTTCCAGTCTCTTCTTTTGTATTGTCATGATACGTGCCTATTTTTTTATGTTCAACAGATGCATAATGGTTGTGGGTATAACTGATGGTAGTAGCGACTGAGTTTTAGTTTGAATAGCGTTGCATTTAGCATGCGTCTTTAAATCCTTTGGAATCAGATATGTTATAATCTGTTCCCTTGATGATGTTAGTTTCATATTAGGATAGAACGTAGAGAATCAACTTCTGATGGATCCATTAGTACATATGTAAGTTGTAACACAAGATTTCCACTGTATGTTGCACGTCAATACTTTGATACTGATGTTTTGTTGAGCAATTTGAAGGGACTAAGACAAGACAGAGGCTGAGAGTATCTAAGAGAAAGAGAGGGAGAGAGTAGTAGAAGGCACAGAAGTGAGGGCCTAGGCTGGGGGGCAATTCAGAATGCTGCATCTTTTGGAAACAGAACCACCTTTTGAGTTTCACTTTCCTCTGTTTTTAGATTCTTCAGTGTTGTACCAGTACTACTCTCCGGTCTAATGGATCGTGTAGAGGGACACGACCAAATTCAATTTCCTCTGTTTTTAGATTCTGACATGCACAGAATCTATGTTATTTGCACCGTTGCAGCAATGTAGTCTTTTATTTGGATTCGTTATGCTAAACATTCATGTATAGAATTAGTTCAAGTGTTGATATGTGCAAACAATGCATGATTTTTTTTTCTCCCTCCATAAACCTAGTTTATCAGGTGCAATATGAATGTTTCGGTTCAAACCGGTCTGATTTATTAAGTTTACTAGTCAGTGTATCACTAAGCTATTGACTGGAATCAGCATGAAATATCAGTAATTAGTTTCAAATAATGAGCTTTATTAATCTTTGATTTGTGTTGTGAAGTTAGTTAGGGTGACATGATCAAGAGTGAGCAGAGACTAGAACTCGCCGTGAGCGTAACGCTGAGAGCAGCTCCCGTGTTCTTAAGAGCCATGGCGTAAACAGAGTGTGCGGTAATGACATCTTCGTTCTTGATCTTGGACTGAGCACAACTTATCTTCTTCCTTCTTCTCTGTAACTCTGTAAGTCAAGCTCTCTCTCCTACCAGTTAGACTTTTCATTTAAGAGTGAGATATGACAGAAGAGAGAGTTGAAATCAAAAGATTAATGGCGATGGTTTTTGTTTTTTTTTTGGGATTCAGAAAAAAAACCAAAGTGAAAGAGACTACGACAATGGAGCTGAGGGATGAGCTTAATAAAATTAAGATAATCTAGACCTTAGATGCTAAAAGGTTATGCCACTTACCTGATTTAGTTAGGAAATTTGACTTTTAGGATAAATCATAAAACTAAATCGGTTATGAATTAGCTGTAGTTTAAAAGTGTTCTATTGTAACAAAGTGATCCGGCATGTAATGCATAAGAAGAAATGTGACATCACATGTAAATGTTTTTTAAAAATAAAAGAAAATCTATTTTGATTTTTTTTTTTAAACTTGCGTTTTGGTATTTTTCTCCATTCCCTTTTTTTTTTTTTTTTTTTTTTTGTAACTATTTTTCTCCATTCCCTTCATGTGCTGTTATCACTAACTTGGAAATTCAAAGATACAAAATATATCTAATTAGTTAACTTGTATATAATAGACTCATAAAAAGATTTTAAAGAATAATATTATGCTATAAAAACATATTTGTAAGATAATCAAATCATATCAAACGTGAATACTCAATTTATTATAGCAAATTCAGATATATTTACTGTTGCCAGGTTGTTGACATAGCTCTAATTTGTTTTTTGAAAAATGGTTAAATCCATGTATATTAAATATACATACCTAATTTTCGTGTGAGAGATGCAGTCGGATGAATTTTTCTCCCCATATTCAAATGAGCTAAAAGTAATAATCCATATTCGAGTTGGTCACCGCTGGTTAACAAAGCTCTAAGTTTCTTTTGAAGATTTAAAGCAAAGATATATTTAACCATGTGTTAACATGAATCATGCAAAAGAATTAGAGAATATTAATCTGTGAAGGAAAGAAAATGAATCTGAATAAGGAAAGAAAAATGAATCAGAATAAGGGCCATACAAAAACTTGTCTGATGTTAGCTATAGAAATTTTGCTACATTCAAAACACAAGAAAAAATATGAAAAAGAAACGGTGGAAAGAAAAAGGGAAAATTGCATTCTATAGATTTTTTAAATTGACATTATTAATTTTTTCTGTAACACATGAACATATGTGTTGGCTAATACTCCCTCTGTTTTTTAAAGATGAATGTTCTAGGATTTTCACACTTATTAAGAAATCATATTAAAACTTAGTTATTAATGCATAGTTTTTTGTAACTTTATATTTTTTATATTTTTAAACCAATAGGATTAAAAGAAATGTAATTAATATTTTTGAAACACACAATTTTTCATTATTAGTTGACAAAATATGCTTTGAAAACATGAAAAATACATCTTTTGGAAACAAAATATTTCTCTAGAACATTCATCTTTAAAAAACATAGGTAGTATGATTTAGTATATAAAGGATGTAGTAGTGAATTAGAAAGCATGAATTAAAGAACGCCAAGCCCAGTAAACCTGATTACTGGAGGCCCAACGAATGAAATTTTGGCCCAGTTGGTAACTAGGGCATTATTGTTGTGGCATGAAAACGAGTCAGCCTGGTGGGAAGAATCCAGAAGAAGTGATGAGTAATTCTGCGCCTGGAGGGTCGACGAAGACGAAGACGAAGACGAAGAGGAAGGGGGGTGGGCGTAAGCGTAATCCAGACCAACGAACTGCTGTTGATTCCGAGTATCGTGCGCCAGGACGTTCATATCGGCGCTTGGAAAAGAAGCGAGAGGCTCGCCGTAAGGCTCAGAGGGAGGAGATTTATCGAAGAGAAGAAGAGACTCTTCGTAAGGCTGAGGAGGTTTTTTGGCGTAAAGTGGATGAAACAGATGTATGTTATTTGATTTGATTTGATTTGATGATAATAATGATCTTCCTATTTAGTTGATAATTGTTGAGAGTTTCTATATATGTTTTAGGGCTTCGATATCGAGATCGAGGGTGCTCCTTGCCATTTTGGTGGTATGAGTATGTATAAAGGTGGAGATTGTCCACTTGAAGTGAAGCTTTATGCAAAGGTGGGACTTCATCGTTACAATATGCTAGAGGTAACACTTTTGTATCCATCATCTATATCTGATCTTGATCTTCTTGTTTGTTGCTGTTAATAACTCTTTTAAGTCTTCTTCCTCAGGGGACGAACTTGCATCTTCACGAAATAGAGAAATACGTTGTAGTTTGTACCCTCATGCCTGTCTCTTATTACATTACTTTGATTGCTGAGGATCCAGCTACCTCCTCCTTTGTTGTTTTCCAGACTAATGTTGACCAAAGAAGTTTAGGCCAGATTGATTTCACTTGTTATATCTCCAGACCTAAAGGTTTAAATTTGCCGCTTTTCTTTGTAATTAAATTGATGATTGTTAATAACTATAATATATTAATGTATTTTGACTTGTCTCTCTCTAGGGATCAAGAGTGAGATTTATCCTAACCAGTTCTTCGATGCCAAGGACTTGCCTGACAAGTGGCCTTCAAAGGAGGCTTTTGCTGATCAAAGTCGATTTTTGTACAAGGTATAACAACTCTTTGATGAATATGACAAATGTATAATAAGAATGTGCTTTCATTTCGCCATGTTTTGCTTCGCAGATGCAGAA
Proteins encoded:
- the LOC106311828 gene encoding UPF0725 protein At1g23970-like isoform X1, producing the protein MSNSAPGGSTKTKTKTKRKGGGRKRNPDQRTAVDSEYRAPGRSYRRLEKKREARRKAQREEIYRREEETLRKAEEVFWRKVDETDGFDIEIEGAPCHFGGMSMYKGGDCPLEVKLYAKVGLHRYNMLEGTNLHLHEIEKYVVVCTLMPVSYYITLIAEDPATSSFVVFQTNVDQRSLGQIDFTCYISRPKGIKSEIYPNQFFDAKDLPDKWPSKEAFADQSRFLYKMQKSDWEEHDWIRLYMEISFFNRHRCLNHNMSDLKILDVVVETEENLPHETVLKSLRNVLVYIRYDQDLGADGVCKHIAIVRRTVEPTTHCVCLLGESQLVPDSE
- the LOC106311828 gene encoding UPF0725 protein At1g23970-like isoform X2, with the protein product MSMYKGGDCPLEVKLYAKVGLHRYNMLEGTNLHLHEIEKYVVVCTLMPVSYYITLIAEDPATSSFVVFQTNVDQRSLGQIDFTCYISRPKGIKSEIYPNQFFDAKDLPDKWPSKEAFADQSRFLYKMQKSDWEEHDWIRLYMEISFFNRHRCLNHNMSDLKILDVVVETEENLPHETVLKSLRNVLVYIRYDQDLGADGVCKHIAIVRRTVEPTTHCVCLLGESQLVPDSE